A stretch of Lathyrus oleraceus cultivar Zhongwan6 chromosome 6, CAAS_Psat_ZW6_1.0, whole genome shotgun sequence DNA encodes these proteins:
- the LOC127094107 gene encoding uncharacterized protein LOC127094107: MVLEHGISVDGEDANEYSLCDDVRPGGLYRFLCRLAKTKGNDVVIRSCTREAEAKNKNILKEEASEAIARFFYHNAIPPKLVESKEFIAMCDMISRLGVGFKPPSINDIKEKYLKKADKPIDKALEEHKAVWKIRGCTIMVDAWTDNKRTTLNLFANSLKGKYFLKSIDASDMLESDTPFKLFKMMDDIVEEVGEENVVQIVTDNTPFYKAAGEMLMEKRTRLYWTPCVTHCIKMILEDYEHKIPMYEKTVTMAKRITTFLYSRDSIISLLHSFTKGIDLMKPSITRCITSYLTLDSLYENKRALKKMFESKEWKSTQFAKTSVGKSVEDVVFDHEFWKNILICLKGADPLIGVLRLVNSMDNPATGFIYEAMEQAKVEIRRNLSIER; this comes from the coding sequence ATGGTTTTGGAACATGGAATTTCAGTTGATGGAGAAGATGCAAATGAGTATAGTTTGTGTGATGACGTAAGGCCCGGAGGACTCTACCGTTTTCTTTGTCGCCTGGCCAAAACAAAAGGCAATGATGTGGTTATTAGGAGTTGTACACGTGAAGCAGAGGCTAAGAATAAGAATATTTTGAAAGAGGAAGCTTCTGAAGCAATTGCTAGATTTTTCTACCATAATGCCATACCGCCGAAGCTGGTAGAGAGTAAGGAGTTTATTGCTATGTGTGATATGATTTCAAGACTCGGCGTTGGATTTAAGCCACCGTCTATCAATGACATCAAAGAGAAATATTTGAAGAAAGCAGATAAGCCGATAGATAAAGCGTTGGAAGAACACAAAGCCGTATGGAAGATAAGAGGTTGCACTATAATGGTTGATGCGTGGACCGACAATAAGAGAACTACATTGAACTTGTTCGCCAACAGTCTAAAGGGAAAATACTTTTTGAAGTCTATCGATGCATCTGATATGTTGGAATCTGACACGCCTTTTAAACTCTTTAAAATGATGGATGACATTGTTGAAGAGGTTGGAGAAGAAAATGTTGTTCAAATTGTGACGGACAATACACCATTTTACAAAGCTGCCGGTGAGATGTTGATGGAGAAGAGGACTAGGTTGTACTGGACGCCTTGTGTAACACACTGCATTAAGATGATATTGGAAGACTACGAACACAAGATACCGATGTATGAAAAGACAGTTACAATGGCTAAAAGAATTACAACCTTCCTTTATTCGAGGGATTCTATTATTTCTCTATTGCATAGTTTTACAAAAGGAATAGATTTGATGAAACCGAGTATTACTCGTTGCATTACGTCTTACTTAACTTTAGACTCTCTATATGAGAACAAGAGAGCTTTGAAAAAAATGTTTGAATCCAAGGAGTGGAAGTCAACTCAGTTTGCAAAAACCAGTGTTGGAAAATCAGTTGAAGATGTTGTTTTTGACCACGAGTTTTGGAAAAACATTTTGATTTGCTTAAAAGGTGCCGATCCTTTGATCGGAGTGCTTCGTTTGGTGAATTCAATGGACAACCCAGCCACCGGTTTTATTTATGAGGCAATGGAGCAAGCTAAAGTGGAGATAAGAAGAAATCTTTCCATTGAAAGGTAA
- the LOC127094108 gene encoding uncharacterized protein LOC127094108 yields MPLWKIIDERWDKQLLNPLHAAGYFLNPQFHYCIGFRDDNIIRRGLHHCITRMAGSPEERAKIEIQLDDFDKRADLLGDPVAIMTAGYEIPSVWWADFGGGLPELQSIALRVLSLTCSSYGAESNQSAFKRRNLWRQESGNDDGEEEGLDADDLEYDMISDLHGEYANRDEDQIEAYWC; encoded by the coding sequence ATGCCTTTATGGAAAATCATTGATGAAAGATGGGACAAACAACTTCTCAACCCTTTGCATGCGGCCGGCTATTTCCTGAACCCTCAATTTCACTATTGTATTGGATTTAGAGATGATAATATAATTAGGCGTGGTCTACATCATTGTATAACAAGGATGGCGGGCAGTCCGGAAGAAAGAGCTAAGATTGAAATTCAACTTGATGATTTCGATAAGCGGGCAGATCTTTTGGGTGATCCTGTTGCTATAATGACAGCAGGTTACGAGATCCCGTCAGTATGGTGGGCTGATTTTGGAGGCGGACTGCCGGAACTCCAAAGTATTGCGCTTCGTGTATTGAGTTTGACATGCAGTTCTTATGGAGCTGAGAGTAATCAGAGTGCATTCAAGAGAAGAAATCTTTGGAGACAGGAGAGTGGTAATGatgatggagaagaagaaggtTTAGATGCGGATGACTTGGAATATGATATGATTTCTGATTTGCATGGCGAATATGCTAACAGAGATGAAGATCAAATAGAAGCTTATTGGTGTTAA